Proteins from one Nitrobacteraceae bacterium AZCC 2146 genomic window:
- a CDS encoding 6-phosphogluconolactonase (product_source=KO:K07404; cath_funfam=2.130.10.10; cog=COG2706; ko=KO:K07404; pfam=PF10282; superfamily=50974; transmembrane_helix_parts=Inside_1_12,TMhelix_13_35,Outside_36_369), with product MRAHEALNPISFITALWAATGFFMSSGNAATFVYVGNADSQDVSVLELKANGDLAPVETMAVPGPAKPGGSLPLVVSPEKHRLYVGLRNEPYSAVTFEIDAQSGKLKLVGPGPLADSMAYLAIDRSGRFLLSASYGGNKVAVNPIGPNGVIAPAQQVIATEPNAHCIIFDPTNRYVLHTSLGGDVIYQQKFDAKTGTLSPNDPPTVSVKAKGGPRHLVFSPDKQFVYLLDELDAAIYVFPWDAATGTLKKEIQVASALPKGFDGKPWAADIHLTPDGKFLYASERTTSTLAAFRIDEKTGGLTPIDSYPTEKQPRGFSIDASGRYLLSVGQLSNSMTSYAIDKATGKLTKLKEYPVGKNPNWVEIVDLP from the coding sequence ATGCGAGCGCACGAGGCCCTGAATCCAATATCGTTCATCACGGCCCTATGGGCAGCAACAGGATTTTTCATGTCATCGGGCAATGCCGCCACCTTCGTCTATGTCGGCAATGCCGATAGCCAGGATGTCTCCGTTCTCGAACTGAAAGCGAATGGCGATCTGGCGCCGGTGGAAACCATGGCGGTGCCGGGTCCCGCCAAGCCGGGCGGCTCGCTGCCGCTGGTGGTCAGCCCGGAGAAACATCGCCTTTACGTCGGCCTGCGCAACGAACCGTATTCGGCGGTCACTTTCGAGATCGACGCACAGTCCGGAAAGCTCAAGCTGGTCGGGCCCGGCCCGCTGGCGGATTCGATGGCCTATCTGGCGATCGATCGCAGCGGGCGATTTCTGCTCAGCGCGTCCTATGGCGGCAACAAGGTCGCGGTCAATCCGATCGGGCCCAATGGCGTCATCGCGCCGGCGCAGCAGGTCATCGCTACCGAACCGAATGCGCATTGTATCATCTTCGATCCCACCAACCGCTATGTGCTGCACACCAGTCTCGGCGGCGACGTCATCTATCAGCAGAAGTTCGACGCCAAGACGGGTACGCTGTCGCCGAACGATCCGCCGACCGTCAGCGTCAAGGCCAAGGGCGGTCCGCGCCATCTGGTGTTTTCGCCGGACAAGCAGTTCGTCTATCTGCTCGACGAACTCGATGCGGCGATCTACGTCTTCCCGTGGGATGCCGCGACCGGCACGCTGAAGAAGGAGATCCAGGTCGCGTCCGCGCTGCCGAAGGGATTCGATGGCAAGCCGTGGGCGGCGGATATCCACCTCACGCCGGATGGCAAATTTCTCTACGCCTCCGAGCGCACCACCAGCACGCTGGCGGCGTTTCGCATCGACGAGAAAACCGGGGGGCTCACTCCGATCGATTCTTATCCGACGGAAAAGCAGCCGCGCGGCTTCAGCATCGATGCTTCCGGCCGCTATCTGCTGTCGGTCGGTCAGCTCTCCAACAGCATGACCAGCTACGCCATCGACAAGGCGACCGGCAAGCTGACCAAACTAAAGGAATATCCGGTGGGCAAGAACCCGAACTGGGTCGAGATCGTCGATCTTCCTTGA
- a CDS encoding Kef-type K+ transport system membrane component KefB (product_source=COG0475; cath_funfam=3.40.50.720; cog=COG0475; pfam=PF00999,PF02254; superfamily=51735,81452; transmembrane_helix_parts=Outside_1_4,TMhelix_5_24,Inside_25_28,TMhelix_29_48,Outside_49_52,TMhelix_53_71,Inside_72_83,TMhelix_84_106,Outside_107_115,TMhelix_116_138,Inside_139_149,TMhelix_150_169,Outside_170_178,TMhelix_179_201,Inside_202_213,TMhelix_214_231,Outside_232_267,TMhelix_268_290,Inside_291_291,TMhelix_292_314,Outside_315_328,TMhelix_329_348,Inside_349_354,TMhelix_355_372,Outside_373_574), which produces MHDLIRDITLCILFAWGIGLAAHFFRQPLILAYLIAGFIIGPFGIGLVKSEESISTISELGLIFMLFMIGLEIDLKKIVRAGRVILFAAGGQLIGGCVLGALFFMAIGLPLGDGGFDALYLCIACALSSTVVIVKVLYEKRELDTLPGRITLGVLVLQDIFAILFLAVQPSLADLQVSVIVLSMARVGVLVATALVLSRYVLPHLFHQIARRPELVLLGALAWCFLIGEIAERLHLSREMGSLVAGVSLSTFPYALDVTAKVTTLRDFFITLFFVALGMTIPIPNLSVIGLALIIAAFTVVSRVLTTFTPLYLMKQGLRASLLPALNLAQISEFSLVIIQTGIAAGHIKTQTSSAASFAFVLLAVLSTFAMVRSDQITRLLIGPLKRIGIRDLDHGQEQAGHAAGHGDARRIVILGFFRAASALLSEIERQNQSLLDQISVVDFNPNVFRTLVERGQHVIYGDISNVDTLTHAGVGKAEIIILSVPDSLLKGANNEKLVRHVRSINPTAKIISTADLLSDVPDIYAAGADYVTVTRLSDAHTLYEVIDAADQGLLDDKRAEMDTQLAERREVLP; this is translated from the coding sequence ATGCACGATCTTATTCGCGATATCACGCTGTGCATCCTGTTTGCGTGGGGCATCGGGCTGGCCGCGCATTTCTTCCGGCAGCCGCTGATTCTGGCCTATTTGATCGCCGGCTTCATCATTGGGCCCTTCGGCATCGGCTTGGTCAAGTCCGAGGAGTCGATCAGCACCATCTCCGAACTCGGCCTGATCTTCATGCTGTTCATGATCGGGCTGGAGATCGATCTGAAGAAGATCGTCCGCGCCGGCCGCGTCATCCTGTTCGCCGCCGGCGGGCAGTTGATCGGGGGCTGTGTGCTCGGCGCGCTGTTCTTCATGGCCATCGGCCTGCCGCTCGGCGATGGCGGTTTCGACGCGCTGTATCTGTGCATCGCCTGCGCGCTGTCCTCCACCGTGGTCATCGTCAAGGTGCTGTACGAGAAGCGCGAGCTCGACACGCTGCCCGGCCGCATCACGCTGGGCGTCCTGGTGCTGCAGGACATCTTTGCGATCCTGTTCCTGGCGGTGCAGCCGAGCCTCGCCGATCTGCAGGTCAGCGTCATCGTGCTGTCGATGGCCCGGGTCGGCGTGCTGGTCGCTACCGCTTTGGTGCTGAGCCGCTACGTGCTGCCGCATCTGTTTCACCAGATCGCGCGGCGGCCGGAGCTGGTGCTGCTCGGCGCGCTGGCGTGGTGCTTCCTGATCGGGGAGATCGCCGAGCGGTTGCATCTGTCGCGCGAGATGGGCTCGCTGGTGGCCGGCGTGTCGCTCTCCACCTTCCCCTATGCGCTCGACGTCACCGCCAAGGTGACGACGCTGCGGGATTTCTTCATCACGCTGTTCTTCGTCGCGCTGGGCATGACGATCCCGATTCCCAACCTGTCGGTGATCGGCCTGGCATTGATCATCGCCGCCTTCACCGTCGTCAGCCGGGTGCTGACCACTTTCACGCCGCTGTATCTGATGAAGCAGGGCCTGCGCGCCAGCCTGCTGCCGGCGCTGAACCTGGCGCAGATCAGCGAGTTTTCGCTGGTGATCATCCAGACCGGCATCGCCGCCGGCCATATCAAGACCCAGACCTCGAGCGCTGCGTCCTTTGCCTTCGTCCTGCTCGCGGTGCTCTCCACTTTCGCGATGGTGCGCAGCGACCAGATCACGCGGCTGCTGATCGGCCCCTTGAAGCGGATCGGGATTCGCGACCTCGACCACGGCCAGGAACAGGCCGGGCACGCCGCCGGCCATGGCGACGCCCGCCGCATCGTTATCCTCGGTTTCTTCCGCGCCGCCAGCGCGCTGCTCAGCGAGATCGAGCGTCAGAACCAGTCACTGCTCGACCAGATCAGCGTGGTCGACTTCAATCCCAACGTCTTCCGCACCCTCGTCGAGCGTGGCCAGCACGTGATCTACGGCGACATCAGCAATGTCGATACGCTCACCCATGCCGGCGTCGGCAAGGCCGAGATCATCATCCTCAGCGTGCCCGACTCGCTCCTGAAGGGCGCCAACAACGAAAAGCTGGTGCGCCACGTCCGCTCGATCAATCCGACCGCGAAGATCATCTCGACCGCCGATTTGCTGAGCGACGTCCCTGACATCTACGCCGCCGGCGCGGACTACGTTACCGTGACGCGGCTCAGCGATGCCCATACGCTCTACGAGGTGATCGACGCTGCCGATCAGGGCCTGCTGGATGACAAGCGCGCCGAGATGGACACGCAGCTCGCCGAGCGCCGCGAAGTGCTGCCATAG